The Streptomyces camelliae genome window below encodes:
- a CDS encoding ROK family transcriptional regulator translates to MGGVNRTRARAGAGANLRAVRSHNAALVLGLLRDAGAQGISRLELAERTGLTPQAVSKITARLREEGFAAEAGRRASTGGKPRTVLRLVPEAGHAVGVHLDRDGLRALLVDLDGAVVAEQRAGLDLGAGAEAVLGVVVRAVEGLVADGLGVGDGGLSGAGSLYAAGTLLGVGVALPGPLDHVRGVLHRMTGFPEWDGFPLRDALEARLGVPVVVDKDTNAAALGLSVGGEGGSGSFAYLHLGTGLGAGLVIGGSVHRGVRTGAGEFGHQVIQLDGPLCPCGNRGCVEVLCLGAVERGEPGEAARVLGVGAANLVGLLDIDAVLLGGRTVAGAPEVFVRGVGEVLEDRVRREGSGGESVPVRVAAGGERVVAEGAAQLLLGPLFGRGDG, encoded by the coding sequence ATGGGTGGCGTGAACAGGACGAGGGCGAGGGCGGGGGCCGGGGCGAATCTGCGGGCGGTGCGGTCGCACAACGCCGCGCTGGTGCTGGGGCTGCTGCGGGACGCCGGCGCGCAGGGCATCAGCCGGCTCGAACTCGCCGAGCGCACCGGGCTGACCCCGCAGGCCGTCAGCAAGATCACCGCGCGGCTGCGGGAGGAGGGCTTCGCCGCGGAGGCCGGACGGCGGGCCTCGACCGGGGGCAAGCCGCGGACCGTACTGCGACTGGTGCCGGAGGCCGGGCACGCGGTGGGCGTGCATCTGGACCGGGACGGGCTGCGGGCGCTGCTCGTCGATCTGGACGGGGCCGTGGTGGCGGAGCAGCGGGCGGGGCTGGACCTGGGGGCCGGGGCGGAGGCGGTGCTCGGGGTGGTCGTCAGGGCGGTGGAGGGGCTGGTGGCGGATGGCCTGGGTGTGGGTGACGGGGGTCTTTCCGGTGCCGGGAGCCTTTACGCTGCCGGGACGCTGCTCGGGGTGGGGGTGGCGCTGCCCGGACCGCTCGACCATGTGCGGGGCGTGCTGCACCGGATGACCGGCTTCCCCGAGTGGGACGGCTTTCCGCTGCGGGACGCGCTGGAGGCCCGGCTGGGGGTGCCGGTGGTGGTGGACAAGGACACCAACGCCGCCGCGCTGGGGCTCTCGGTGGGCGGTGAGGGCGGATCGGGCTCCTTCGCGTATCTGCATCTCGGTACGGGGCTCGGGGCCGGGTTGGTGATCGGCGGAAGCGTGCACCGGGGGGTGCGGACCGGGGCGGGGGAGTTCGGGCACCAGGTGATCCAGCTGGACGGGCCGTTGTGCCCGTGCGGGAACCGGGGGTGCGTGGAGGTGCTGTGCCTCGGGGCCGTGGAGCGCGGGGAGCCCGGGGAGGCGGCGCGGGTGCTGGGGGTGGGGGCGGCGAATCTGGTGGGGCTGCTGGACATCGACGCGGTGCTGCTCGGGGGGCGAACGGTGGCCGGGGCGCCGGAGGTGTTTGTGCGGGGGGTCGGTGAGGTGCTGGAGGACCGGGTCCGGCGGGAGGGTAGCGGTGGGGAATCGGTACCGGTTCGCGTGGCGGCGGGCGGAGAGCGGGTCGTCGCCGAGGGGGCTGCGCAGTTGCTGTTGGGGCCGTTGTTCGGGCGGGGGGATGGGTGA